A region from the Hippoglossus hippoglossus isolate fHipHip1 chromosome 16, fHipHip1.pri, whole genome shotgun sequence genome encodes:
- the pnisr gene encoding arginine/serine-rich protein PNISR isoform X1 produces MWDQGGQPWPQWPLSQQQWMQSFQHQQDPGQVDWAALAQAWIAQKESTVAEQPNVQPNGQDIPGLEPVGQSNHGAFQGDPAFGRMWQPEWGMHGQPPPPPPPPPPPPPDQAWIPPGSGPMDVVNPSEDSNSQDSVEFNSEAHHGVYPQNSHGYGAQPDSYAMAPMAMNQFDYQHGAASSFTPTPTGFHSPYWQGPPQNRRDARPPGFRERPRSPIQLPVKQEAAAPLGECDFTQPKPVSDLRRNSGDLGVDILRSLPFTQSTEREILCSDMFRTATNPPQVSGERWSSRVQLTETDAVKRRTLPAWIREGLEKMDREKQKKLERERMEKERAEMAKDDGNKHEADKEGDGPRVPRKSKFDSDDEGNDDNNDDAKPVIKREFSVRSPSPPAEDSEPEMTEEEKEFQLMVITKTLLTEILLEVTNEEIVHVAKDTHRKATRAPAKQLAQSSALASLTGLSGLGDYGSDESEDDDERSVRGSESSDTDEEELRHRIREKQDAFRRKEREMQQLLEKQAQEALLAREEMVKERLSREKGEHDEGQAEIPHKQEVKEREAEPMVERRRSRSEKEGSESKHSGRGKERSGRGGSDSPANGHSSSSLSTSSHSSSRSSSSSSSSSASSRSSSRSSSPQRKRRRSRSSSHKARKRSHSSHRRRSDRSEKVRDRRRSSADRSGRHKTDRSDSRERRSRRSRSRSRDRGKARARDSRSRSREREKEKDRDKERKRSRECRDSSHSRSSKQKQKASSKDRERRRDRSRSHEKDKKKKDKDKDREKDSDKKKEKPKGNEKEKEKGSSGVTEENGKSKKRKESDSFTDSQGDKHSRQESKGSKKGSAKASKKRSDSDSSRSPSPEVSKEKKSKKSKRSRSRSTEKSHKSGKKASRKHKSKSRSRSASLSRHSRR; encoded by the exons ATGTGGGACCAGGGAGGACAGCCCTGGCCGCAGTGGCCTCTGAGCCAGCAGCAGTGGATGCAGTCCTTCCAGCACCAGCAAGATCCAG GTCAAGTGGACTGGGCAGCTCTGGCACAGGCGTGGATAGCTCAGAAGGAGTCTACAGTAGCAGAGCAGCCGAACGTTCAGCCCAATGGGCAGGATATCCCAGGCCTGGAACCTGTCGGACAAAGTAACCATGGTGCCTTCCAGGGCGACCCAGCTTTTGGCAGAATGTGGCAGCCAG AATGGGGAATGCATGgacagccccctcctcctcctcctcctcctcctcctccaccccctgaCCAGGCCTGGATCCCTCCAGGGTCAGGACCAATGGATGTGGTGAACCCCAGTGAGGACAGCAACAGCCAGGACAGCGTGGAGTTCAACTCTGAAGCCCACCACGGGGTTTACCCCCAGAACAGCCATGGGTATGGGGCACAGCCCGACAGCTACGCCATGGCCCCCATGGCCATGAACCAGTTTGATTATCAG CATGGAGCTGCCTCATCCTTCACCCCCACACCTACGGGCTTCCACTCTCCATACTGGCAGGGTCCTCCTCAGAACAGACGAGATGCTAGACCCCCCGGGTTCAGAGAACGGCCCAGATCCCCTATCCAGCTCCCTGTCAAGCAGGAGGCCGCGGCACCATTAGGTGAGTGTGATTTCACTCAACCTAAGCCGGTTTCAGACCTGCGGAGGAACTCTGGAGATTTGGGTGTGGACATtctccgcagtttgcctttcacacaatCAACGGagcgggagattctctgctcagacatgttcagaacagcaacaaatcctccacaggtttcag gcgagaggtggagcagccgggtgcagctGACAGAGACAG ATGCTGTTAAAAGACGAACACTACCTGCGTGGATCCGTGAGGGCCTTGaaaagatggacagagagaagcagaagaagctggagaGAGAACGAATGGAGAAGGAGCGTGCAGAGATGGCGAAGGATGATGGCAACAAACACGAAGCAGACAAGGAGGGTGACGGGCCACGCGTGCCTCGCAAGAGTAAATTT GACAGTGATGATGAGGGGAATGACGACAATAACGACGACGCGAAGCCCGTCATTAAGAGGGAGTTTTCTGTCCGGAGCCCATCACCTCCTGCAGAGGACAGTGAACCTGAAATgactgaggaggaaaaggaatTTCAGCTA ATGGTCATCACAAAAACACTTCTGACAGAGATCCTTCTTGAGGTCACTAACGAAGAGATCGTACACGTCGCCAAAGATACTCACCGGAAAGCTACTCGAg CTCCTGCAAAACAGCTGGCACAGTCAAGTGCACTGGCTTCTCTGACTGGTCTCA GCGGGCTCGGTGACTATGGTTCAGATGAGAGTGAGGATGACGATGAGCGCAGCGTGCGAGGATCCGAGTCCTCCGACACAGACGAGGAGGAGTTGCGCCACCGCATCCGTGAGAAGCAGGACGCCTTCCGCCGCAAAGAACGGGAAATGCAGCAGCTGCtagaaaaacaagcacaagAGGCTCTGCTTGCACGCG AGGAGATGGTGAAGGAGAGATTGagcagagaaaagggggagCATGATGAGGGCCAGGCAGAGATTCCACACAAGCAGGAAGTAAAAGAGAGGGAGGCGGAGCCCATGGTAGAGAGGCGTAGGTCCCGTAGTGAAAAGGAGGGTAGTGAAAGCAAGCACTCCGGTAGAGGGAAGGAGCGATCGGGACGAGGTGGCAGCGATTCCCCTGCAAatggtcacagcagcagctcattgtccacctccagccacagcagcagtcgttcttcatcctcctcctcttcttcttcagcatcTTCCCGCAGCTCCTCTCGATCGTCCTCCCCacaaaggaagaggagacgtaGTCGCTCTTCGTCACACAAGGCTCGCAAACGCAGCCACAGTTCACATAGGCGTCGCAGCGATCGTAGTGAGAAGGTcagggacaggaggaggagcagtgctGACAGGTCAGGCCGCCACAAGACAGACCGCAGTGATTCCAGGGAGCGCAGGAGTCGCAGGAGCAGGTCCAGATCCAGAGACAGGGGCAAAGCCAGGGCCAGAGACAGCCGCAGTCgcagcagggagagggagaaggagaaagaccGGGataaggagaggaagaggagcagagagtgCAGGGATAGCAGTCATAGTCGCAGcagcaaacaaaagcagaaggCCTCcagcaaagacagagagaggcggAGAGACAGGAGTCGCAGCCATGAGAAAGATAAGAAAAAGAAGGATAAAGACAAGGATAGGGAGAAAGATTctgataaaaagaaagaaaaaccaaagggcaatgagaaagaaaaggaaaaaggaagcTCTGGAGTTACCGAGGAGAATGGCAAATCAAAGAAACGGAAAGAGAGCGACTCATTCACGGACTCTCAGGGTGACAAGCACTCCCGGCAGGAGAGCAAAGGCAGCAAGAAGGGCTCCGCCAAAGCTAGCAAGAAACGCTCAGACTCTGACTCGAGTAGATCCCCTTCCCCCGAGGTTAGCAAGGAAAAGAAATCTAAGAAATCCAAACGTAGTCGCTCACGGTCGACGGAAAAATCTCACAAGTCTGGTAAGAAGGCAAGCCGCAAACACAAGTCTAAGTCGCGATCAAG GTCAGCGTCCCTCTCCCGTCATAGCAGACGCTGA
- the pnisr gene encoding arginine/serine-rich protein PNISR isoform X2, protein MWDQGGQPWPQWPLSQQQWMQSFQHQQDPGQVDWAALAQAWIAQKESTVAEQPNVQPNGQDIPGLEPVGQSNHGAFQGDPAFGRMWQPEWGMHGQPPPPPPPPPPPPPDQAWIPPGSGPMDVVNPSEDSNSQDSVEFNSEAHHGVYPQNSHGYGAQPDSYAMAPMAMNQFDYQHGAASSFTPTPTGFHSPYWQGPPQNRRDARPPGFRERPRSPIQLPVKQEAAAPLGERWSSRVQLTETDAVKRRTLPAWIREGLEKMDREKQKKLERERMEKERAEMAKDDGNKHEADKEGDGPRVPRKSKFDSDDEGNDDNNDDAKPVIKREFSVRSPSPPAEDSEPEMTEEEKEFQLMVITKTLLTEILLEVTNEEIVHVAKDTHRKATRAPAKQLAQSSALASLTGLSGLGDYGSDESEDDDERSVRGSESSDTDEEELRHRIREKQDAFRRKEREMQQLLEKQAQEALLAREEMVKERLSREKGEHDEGQAEIPHKQEVKEREAEPMVERRRSRSEKEGSESKHSGRGKERSGRGGSDSPANGHSSSSLSTSSHSSSRSSSSSSSSSASSRSSSRSSSPQRKRRRSRSSSHKARKRSHSSHRRRSDRSEKVRDRRRSSADRSGRHKTDRSDSRERRSRRSRSRSRDRGKARARDSRSRSREREKEKDRDKERKRSRECRDSSHSRSSKQKQKASSKDRERRRDRSRSHEKDKKKKDKDKDREKDSDKKKEKPKGNEKEKEKGSSGVTEENGKSKKRKESDSFTDSQGDKHSRQESKGSKKGSAKASKKRSDSDSSRSPSPEVSKEKKSKKSKRSRSRSTEKSHKSGKKASRKHKSKSRSRSASLSRHSRR, encoded by the exons ATGTGGGACCAGGGAGGACAGCCCTGGCCGCAGTGGCCTCTGAGCCAGCAGCAGTGGATGCAGTCCTTCCAGCACCAGCAAGATCCAG GTCAAGTGGACTGGGCAGCTCTGGCACAGGCGTGGATAGCTCAGAAGGAGTCTACAGTAGCAGAGCAGCCGAACGTTCAGCCCAATGGGCAGGATATCCCAGGCCTGGAACCTGTCGGACAAAGTAACCATGGTGCCTTCCAGGGCGACCCAGCTTTTGGCAGAATGTGGCAGCCAG AATGGGGAATGCATGgacagccccctcctcctcctcctcctcctcctcctccaccccctgaCCAGGCCTGGATCCCTCCAGGGTCAGGACCAATGGATGTGGTGAACCCCAGTGAGGACAGCAACAGCCAGGACAGCGTGGAGTTCAACTCTGAAGCCCACCACGGGGTTTACCCCCAGAACAGCCATGGGTATGGGGCACAGCCCGACAGCTACGCCATGGCCCCCATGGCCATGAACCAGTTTGATTATCAG CATGGAGCTGCCTCATCCTTCACCCCCACACCTACGGGCTTCCACTCTCCATACTGGCAGGGTCCTCCTCAGAACAGACGAGATGCTAGACCCCCCGGGTTCAGAGAACGGCCCAGATCCCCTATCCAGCTCCCTGTCAAGCAGGAGGCCGCGGCACCATTAG gcgagaggtggagcagccgggtgcagctGACAGAGACAG ATGCTGTTAAAAGACGAACACTACCTGCGTGGATCCGTGAGGGCCTTGaaaagatggacagagagaagcagaagaagctggagaGAGAACGAATGGAGAAGGAGCGTGCAGAGATGGCGAAGGATGATGGCAACAAACACGAAGCAGACAAGGAGGGTGACGGGCCACGCGTGCCTCGCAAGAGTAAATTT GACAGTGATGATGAGGGGAATGACGACAATAACGACGACGCGAAGCCCGTCATTAAGAGGGAGTTTTCTGTCCGGAGCCCATCACCTCCTGCAGAGGACAGTGAACCTGAAATgactgaggaggaaaaggaatTTCAGCTA ATGGTCATCACAAAAACACTTCTGACAGAGATCCTTCTTGAGGTCACTAACGAAGAGATCGTACACGTCGCCAAAGATACTCACCGGAAAGCTACTCGAg CTCCTGCAAAACAGCTGGCACAGTCAAGTGCACTGGCTTCTCTGACTGGTCTCA GCGGGCTCGGTGACTATGGTTCAGATGAGAGTGAGGATGACGATGAGCGCAGCGTGCGAGGATCCGAGTCCTCCGACACAGACGAGGAGGAGTTGCGCCACCGCATCCGTGAGAAGCAGGACGCCTTCCGCCGCAAAGAACGGGAAATGCAGCAGCTGCtagaaaaacaagcacaagAGGCTCTGCTTGCACGCG AGGAGATGGTGAAGGAGAGATTGagcagagaaaagggggagCATGATGAGGGCCAGGCAGAGATTCCACACAAGCAGGAAGTAAAAGAGAGGGAGGCGGAGCCCATGGTAGAGAGGCGTAGGTCCCGTAGTGAAAAGGAGGGTAGTGAAAGCAAGCACTCCGGTAGAGGGAAGGAGCGATCGGGACGAGGTGGCAGCGATTCCCCTGCAAatggtcacagcagcagctcattgtccacctccagccacagcagcagtcgttcttcatcctcctcctcttcttcttcagcatcTTCCCGCAGCTCCTCTCGATCGTCCTCCCCacaaaggaagaggagacgtaGTCGCTCTTCGTCACACAAGGCTCGCAAACGCAGCCACAGTTCACATAGGCGTCGCAGCGATCGTAGTGAGAAGGTcagggacaggaggaggagcagtgctGACAGGTCAGGCCGCCACAAGACAGACCGCAGTGATTCCAGGGAGCGCAGGAGTCGCAGGAGCAGGTCCAGATCCAGAGACAGGGGCAAAGCCAGGGCCAGAGACAGCCGCAGTCgcagcagggagagggagaaggagaaagaccGGGataaggagaggaagaggagcagagagtgCAGGGATAGCAGTCATAGTCGCAGcagcaaacaaaagcagaaggCCTCcagcaaagacagagagaggcggAGAGACAGGAGTCGCAGCCATGAGAAAGATAAGAAAAAGAAGGATAAAGACAAGGATAGGGAGAAAGATTctgataaaaagaaagaaaaaccaaagggcaatgagaaagaaaaggaaaaaggaagcTCTGGAGTTACCGAGGAGAATGGCAAATCAAAGAAACGGAAAGAGAGCGACTCATTCACGGACTCTCAGGGTGACAAGCACTCCCGGCAGGAGAGCAAAGGCAGCAAGAAGGGCTCCGCCAAAGCTAGCAAGAAACGCTCAGACTCTGACTCGAGTAGATCCCCTTCCCCCGAGGTTAGCAAGGAAAAGAAATCTAAGAAATCCAAACGTAGTCGCTCACGGTCGACGGAAAAATCTCACAAGTCTGGTAAGAAGGCAAGCCGCAAACACAAGTCTAAGTCGCGATCAAG GTCAGCGTCCCTCTCCCGTCATAGCAGACGCTGA
- the pnisr gene encoding arginine/serine-rich protein PNISR isoform X3 — MWDQGGQPWPQWPLSQQQWMQSFQHQQDPGQVDWAALAQAWIAQKESTVAEQPNVQPNGQDIPGLEPVGQSNHGAFQGDPAFGRMWQPEWGMHGQPPPPPPPPPPPPPDQAWIPPGSGPMDVVNPSEDSNSQDSVEFNSEAHHGVYPQNSHGYGAQPDSYAMAPMAMNQFDYQHGAASSFTPTPTGFHSPYWQGPPQNRRDARPPGFRERPRSPIQLPVKQEAAAPLDAVKRRTLPAWIREGLEKMDREKQKKLERERMEKERAEMAKDDGNKHEADKEGDGPRVPRKSKFDSDDEGNDDNNDDAKPVIKREFSVRSPSPPAEDSEPEMTEEEKEFQLMVITKTLLTEILLEVTNEEIVHVAKDTHRKATRAPAKQLAQSSALASLTGLSGLGDYGSDESEDDDERSVRGSESSDTDEEELRHRIREKQDAFRRKEREMQQLLEKQAQEALLAREEMVKERLSREKGEHDEGQAEIPHKQEVKEREAEPMVERRRSRSEKEGSESKHSGRGKERSGRGGSDSPANGHSSSSLSTSSHSSSRSSSSSSSSSASSRSSSRSSSPQRKRRRSRSSSHKARKRSHSSHRRRSDRSEKVRDRRRSSADRSGRHKTDRSDSRERRSRRSRSRSRDRGKARARDSRSRSREREKEKDRDKERKRSRECRDSSHSRSSKQKQKASSKDRERRRDRSRSHEKDKKKKDKDKDREKDSDKKKEKPKGNEKEKEKGSSGVTEENGKSKKRKESDSFTDSQGDKHSRQESKGSKKGSAKASKKRSDSDSSRSPSPEVSKEKKSKKSKRSRSRSTEKSHKSGKKASRKHKSKSRSRSASLSRHSRR, encoded by the exons ATGTGGGACCAGGGAGGACAGCCCTGGCCGCAGTGGCCTCTGAGCCAGCAGCAGTGGATGCAGTCCTTCCAGCACCAGCAAGATCCAG GTCAAGTGGACTGGGCAGCTCTGGCACAGGCGTGGATAGCTCAGAAGGAGTCTACAGTAGCAGAGCAGCCGAACGTTCAGCCCAATGGGCAGGATATCCCAGGCCTGGAACCTGTCGGACAAAGTAACCATGGTGCCTTCCAGGGCGACCCAGCTTTTGGCAGAATGTGGCAGCCAG AATGGGGAATGCATGgacagccccctcctcctcctcctcctcctcctcctccaccccctgaCCAGGCCTGGATCCCTCCAGGGTCAGGACCAATGGATGTGGTGAACCCCAGTGAGGACAGCAACAGCCAGGACAGCGTGGAGTTCAACTCTGAAGCCCACCACGGGGTTTACCCCCAGAACAGCCATGGGTATGGGGCACAGCCCGACAGCTACGCCATGGCCCCCATGGCCATGAACCAGTTTGATTATCAG CATGGAGCTGCCTCATCCTTCACCCCCACACCTACGGGCTTCCACTCTCCATACTGGCAGGGTCCTCCTCAGAACAGACGAGATGCTAGACCCCCCGGGTTCAGAGAACGGCCCAGATCCCCTATCCAGCTCCCTGTCAAGCAGGAGGCCGCGGCACCATTAG ATGCTGTTAAAAGACGAACACTACCTGCGTGGATCCGTGAGGGCCTTGaaaagatggacagagagaagcagaagaagctggagaGAGAACGAATGGAGAAGGAGCGTGCAGAGATGGCGAAGGATGATGGCAACAAACACGAAGCAGACAAGGAGGGTGACGGGCCACGCGTGCCTCGCAAGAGTAAATTT GACAGTGATGATGAGGGGAATGACGACAATAACGACGACGCGAAGCCCGTCATTAAGAGGGAGTTTTCTGTCCGGAGCCCATCACCTCCTGCAGAGGACAGTGAACCTGAAATgactgaggaggaaaaggaatTTCAGCTA ATGGTCATCACAAAAACACTTCTGACAGAGATCCTTCTTGAGGTCACTAACGAAGAGATCGTACACGTCGCCAAAGATACTCACCGGAAAGCTACTCGAg CTCCTGCAAAACAGCTGGCACAGTCAAGTGCACTGGCTTCTCTGACTGGTCTCA GCGGGCTCGGTGACTATGGTTCAGATGAGAGTGAGGATGACGATGAGCGCAGCGTGCGAGGATCCGAGTCCTCCGACACAGACGAGGAGGAGTTGCGCCACCGCATCCGTGAGAAGCAGGACGCCTTCCGCCGCAAAGAACGGGAAATGCAGCAGCTGCtagaaaaacaagcacaagAGGCTCTGCTTGCACGCG AGGAGATGGTGAAGGAGAGATTGagcagagaaaagggggagCATGATGAGGGCCAGGCAGAGATTCCACACAAGCAGGAAGTAAAAGAGAGGGAGGCGGAGCCCATGGTAGAGAGGCGTAGGTCCCGTAGTGAAAAGGAGGGTAGTGAAAGCAAGCACTCCGGTAGAGGGAAGGAGCGATCGGGACGAGGTGGCAGCGATTCCCCTGCAAatggtcacagcagcagctcattgtccacctccagccacagcagcagtcgttcttcatcctcctcctcttcttcttcagcatcTTCCCGCAGCTCCTCTCGATCGTCCTCCCCacaaaggaagaggagacgtaGTCGCTCTTCGTCACACAAGGCTCGCAAACGCAGCCACAGTTCACATAGGCGTCGCAGCGATCGTAGTGAGAAGGTcagggacaggaggaggagcagtgctGACAGGTCAGGCCGCCACAAGACAGACCGCAGTGATTCCAGGGAGCGCAGGAGTCGCAGGAGCAGGTCCAGATCCAGAGACAGGGGCAAAGCCAGGGCCAGAGACAGCCGCAGTCgcagcagggagagggagaaggagaaagaccGGGataaggagaggaagaggagcagagagtgCAGGGATAGCAGTCATAGTCGCAGcagcaaacaaaagcagaaggCCTCcagcaaagacagagagaggcggAGAGACAGGAGTCGCAGCCATGAGAAAGATAAGAAAAAGAAGGATAAAGACAAGGATAGGGAGAAAGATTctgataaaaagaaagaaaaaccaaagggcaatgagaaagaaaaggaaaaaggaagcTCTGGAGTTACCGAGGAGAATGGCAAATCAAAGAAACGGAAAGAGAGCGACTCATTCACGGACTCTCAGGGTGACAAGCACTCCCGGCAGGAGAGCAAAGGCAGCAAGAAGGGCTCCGCCAAAGCTAGCAAGAAACGCTCAGACTCTGACTCGAGTAGATCCCCTTCCCCCGAGGTTAGCAAGGAAAAGAAATCTAAGAAATCCAAACGTAGTCGCTCACGGTCGACGGAAAAATCTCACAAGTCTGGTAAGAAGGCAAGCCGCAAACACAAGTCTAAGTCGCGATCAAG GTCAGCGTCCCTCTCCCGTCATAGCAGACGCTGA
- the pnisr gene encoding arginine/serine-rich protein PNISR isoform X4 → MWDQGGQPWPQWPLSQQQWMQSFQHQQDPGQVDWAALAQAWIAQKESTVAEQPNVQPNGQDIPGLEPVGQSNHGAFQGDPAFGRMWQPEWGMHGQPPPPPPPPPPPPPDQAWIPPGSGPMDVVNPSEDSNSQDSVEFNSEAHHGVYPQNSHGMELPHPSPPHLRASTLHTGRVLLRTDEMLDPPGSENGPDPLSSSLSSRRPRHH, encoded by the exons ATGTGGGACCAGGGAGGACAGCCCTGGCCGCAGTGGCCTCTGAGCCAGCAGCAGTGGATGCAGTCCTTCCAGCACCAGCAAGATCCAG GTCAAGTGGACTGGGCAGCTCTGGCACAGGCGTGGATAGCTCAGAAGGAGTCTACAGTAGCAGAGCAGCCGAACGTTCAGCCCAATGGGCAGGATATCCCAGGCCTGGAACCTGTCGGACAAAGTAACCATGGTGCCTTCCAGGGCGACCCAGCTTTTGGCAGAATGTGGCAGCCAG AATGGGGAATGCATGgacagccccctcctcctcctcctcctcctcctcctccaccccctgaCCAGGCCTGGATCCCTCCAGGGTCAGGACCAATGGATGTGGTGAACCCCAGTGAGGACAGCAACAGCCAGGACAGCGTGGAGTTCAACTCTGAAGCCCACCACGGGGTTTACCCCCAGAACAGCCATGG CATGGAGCTGCCTCATCCTTCACCCCCACACCTACGGGCTTCCACTCTCCATACTGGCAGGGTCCTCCTCAGAACAGACGAGATGCTAGACCCCCCGGGTTCAGAGAACGGCCCAGATCCCCTATCCAGCTCCCTGTCAAGCAGGAGGCCGCGGCACCATTAG
- the coq3 gene encoding ubiquinone biosynthesis O-methyltransferase, mitochondrial, whose translation MYCKRLERLVSGLYRCRSGSCRAAVRGQRAAGPQRSAAVWSPCPTESCPFSTRPSSKNTVDPDEVRRFQSLAGKWWDEKGEFAALHAMNDLRVPFIRDNLLNVHRARHPGKPLAGLRILDVGCGGGLLTEPLGRLGANVVGIDPVEDSIYTAQLHASYDPDVRDSVSYQACTLEELSVDGEEEQGAGQFDAVVASEVVEHLADLETFAFCSSHVLKPGGSLFITTINKTNLSYALGIVVAEQLLRIVPSGTHDWEKFISPVDLERLLESNGFSVQSVRGMLYNPVSGAWSWTNSTAINYALHAVKLSDDPQPDRAEDSGPHPEHHSAATHS comes from the exons ATGTATTGTAAGAGGTTGGAACGCCTCGTGTCGGGGCTGTACAGATGTCGGAGCGGCTCGTGCCGGGCCGCGGTGCGTGGGCAGCGGGCAGCGGGGCCGCAGAGGAGCGCTGCCGTGTGGAGCCCGTGTCCGACTGAGTCCTGTCCCTTCAG CACTCGGCCATCCTCCAAAAACACAGTGGACCCCGATGAGGTGAGGAGGTTCCAGTCACTGGCCGGCAAGTGGTGGGATGAAAAGGGAGAATTCGCAGCTCTTCATGCCATGAATGACCTGCGGGTGCCTTTTAtacg GGATAATCTGCTGAATGTGCATAGAGCACGGCATCCTGGGAAACCGCTGGCAGGACTCAGAATACTGGACGTTGGCTGTGGAGGAGGCCTGCTCACAgag ccTCTAGGTCGCCTGGGGGCTAATGTGGTGGGAATAGATCCGGTAGAGGACAGCATCTACACGGCTCAGCTGCATGCGTCCTATGACCCGGACGTTCGTGATTCCGTCTCCTATCAGGCCTGCACCCTTGAGGAGCTCTCGGTGgacggggaggaggagcagggagcgGGTCAGTTTGATGCTGTTGTAGCGTCAGAGGTGGTGGAACATCTGGCCGATCTGGAAACATTTGCCTTCTGCAGCAGCCACGTGCTGAAG ccagGCGGCTCCCTCTTCATCACTACTATTAATAAAACCAACCTGTCGTACGCTCTGGGTATTGTCGTAGCCGAACAGCTGCTGCGCATCGTTCCCAGCGGGACCCATGATTGGGAGAAGTTCATCAGCCCAGTGGATCTGGAGCGCCTCCTGGAGTCCA ATGGTTTCTCGGTGCAGTCTGTACGAGGAATGCTGTACAACCCAGTATCAGGAGCCTGGAGCTGGACAAACAGCACGGCCATCAACTACGCCCTCCACGCTGTCAAACTGAGTGACGATCCCCAGCCGGACCGAGCTGAGGACAGCGGCCCCCACCCAGAGCACCACAGTGCTGCGACACACAGCTGA